The following proteins are co-located in the Trichormus variabilis 0441 genome:
- a CDS encoding NADH-quinone oxidoreductase subunit J: MNLAEGVQVVSFGILATMLIGTALGVVLASSIVYSAFLLGGVFISIAGMYLLLNGDFVAAAQVLVYVGAVNVLILFAIMLVNKRQDFIPYPSAGIRKILTAIVSVGLFALLSTMVLATPWAYSTTPKVGDGSIIVIGEHFFSDFLLPFELASVLLLMAMVGAIILARREYLPEVTPSDLPQTVLTLPERPRELVGAGSETQE; this comes from the coding sequence GTGAATCTAGCGGAAGGAGTACAGGTTGTTTCCTTTGGCATACTAGCTACGATGTTGATTGGAACCGCCCTTGGTGTGGTGCTAGCATCCAGCATCGTCTATTCTGCCTTTTTACTGGGAGGTGTATTCATCAGTATTGCTGGAATGTACCTGTTGCTAAATGGTGATTTCGTCGCCGCCGCCCAAGTGCTGGTTTATGTTGGGGCGGTAAACGTGTTGATTTTGTTCGCTATTATGTTGGTGAACAAGCGGCAGGATTTTATACCTTATCCTAGCGCTGGCATACGGAAAATTTTGACGGCGATCGTCAGCGTCGGATTATTCGCGTTGTTAAGCACTATGGTGTTAGCTACACCTTGGGCTTACTCGACCACTCCTAAAGTAGGAGATGGTTCGATCATTGTGATTGGGGAGCATTTCTTTAGCGACTTCTTGCTACCTTTTGAACTGGCTTCTGTTTTGTTGTTAATGGCGATGGTGGGAGCAATTATTTTGGCACGTCGTGAGTACCTGCCTGAAGTAACACCATCTGACTTACCTCAAACCGTGTTGACATTACCAGAACGCCCCAGAGAATTAGTAGGCGCTGGTAGCGAAACTCAAGAGTAA
- the metG gene encoding methionine--tRNA ligase encodes MNLVNKSEKTFALTTPLYYVNDVPHIGSAYTTMAADAVARFQKLLGRDVLLITGTDEHGQKIQRSAESLGKAPQEFCDEIVPSFMSLWQLLNIQYDRFSRTTAVRHKAIVDEFFARVWQAGDIYQGQQKGWYCVSCEEFKEERELLEGNRCPIHVNKEVEWRDEQNYFFRLSKYQTQLEEFYKSHPDFIQPESRRNEVLNFVSQGLQDFSISRVNLDWGFPVPTDSKHTLYVWFDALLAYVTALLDPQDEPTLENALAKWWPINLHLIGKDILRFHAVYWPAMLLSAGLPLPDRVFGHGFLTKDGQKMGKSLGNTIDPVGLVQQYGSDAVRYYFLKEIEFGKDGDFNEVRFINVLNADLANDLGNLLNRTLNMVKKYCANYALSITNEDIPAENTLKALGVDLGAKVKQAYEVLAFNQACGVVLSLVQASNKFIDDQAPWSLYKQGRQQEVETVLYTVLESVRLAAYLLSPVIPNISSSIYQQLGFGINFNEQTDITPFAIHAQWGLLSNKQQLGQPQPIFKRIEQTKNV; translated from the coding sequence ATGAATCTAGTGAATAAATCAGAAAAAACATTTGCACTGACAACACCTCTGTATTATGTAAACGATGTTCCTCACATTGGCAGTGCCTACACAACAATGGCCGCAGACGCAGTGGCGAGGTTTCAGAAGCTATTAGGGCGTGATGTGCTGCTGATAACAGGTACAGATGAGCATGGACAAAAAATTCAGCGTTCAGCCGAGAGTTTAGGAAAAGCACCACAAGAGTTTTGTGACGAAATTGTCCCCAGCTTTATGAGTTTGTGGCAATTGTTGAATATTCAATACGATCGCTTCAGTCGAACTACGGCTGTCCGTCACAAAGCCATTGTAGACGAATTTTTTGCACGGGTGTGGCAGGCTGGCGACATCTACCAAGGACAGCAAAAAGGCTGGTATTGTGTATCTTGTGAAGAATTTAAAGAAGAAAGGGAACTGCTAGAAGGAAATCGTTGCCCTATTCATGTTAATAAAGAAGTTGAGTGGCGAGACGAACAAAACTACTTTTTCCGTCTCTCAAAATATCAAACTCAATTAGAAGAGTTTTACAAGTCTCATCCAGATTTTATCCAGCCGGAAAGCCGACGTAATGAAGTCCTCAACTTTGTTAGCCAAGGTTTGCAAGACTTTTCCATTTCGCGGGTAAATCTAGATTGGGGTTTTCCAGTACCCACAGATTCAAAGCATACCTTATATGTTTGGTTCGATGCTTTGCTAGCTTATGTCACAGCATTGTTAGATCCACAAGACGAACCAACCTTAGAAAATGCCCTAGCAAAATGGTGGCCAATCAACTTGCACCTCATTGGTAAGGATATCTTACGTTTTCATGCTGTTTACTGGCCAGCAATGCTGTTATCTGCTGGCTTACCTTTACCAGATAGAGTTTTTGGACATGGCTTTTTGACTAAAGATGGTCAAAAAATGGGCAAAAGTCTAGGTAATACTATAGATCCTGTAGGACTAGTCCAGCAGTATGGTAGTGATGCAGTTCGTTATTACTTCCTTAAGGAAATCGAATTTGGCAAAGATGGCGACTTTAATGAAGTTAGATTCATCAATGTGCTGAATGCAGATTTGGCAAATGACTTAGGTAATTTGCTCAATCGCACCCTGAACATGGTGAAAAAATACTGCGCTAATTATGCGTTATCAATTACCAATGAAGATATTCCTGCGGAAAATACGTTGAAAGCATTGGGTGTAGATTTAGGAGCAAAGGTCAAACAAGCTTACGAAGTGTTAGCTTTTAATCAAGCTTGTGGGGTCGTGCTTTCACTGGTGCAAGCCAGTAATAAGTTTATCGATGATCAAGCCCCTTGGTCGTTATATAAACAAGGCCGACAGCAGGAAGTAGAAACAGTACTGTACACTGTTTTAGAATCTGTGAGACTTGCCGCCTATCTTCTTTCTCCAGTGATTCCCAACATAAGTAGCAGTATTTATCAGCAACTGGGCTTTGGGATCAACTTTAATGAACAAACTGATATTACTCCTTTTGCGATTCATGCACAATGGGGTTTGCTATCTAATAAACAGCAGTTGGGTCAACCCCAACCCATTTTTAAACGCATAGAACAAACAAAAAACGTTTAA
- the nuoH gene encoding NADH-quinone oxidoreductase subunit NuoH: MNSGIDLQGTFIKSLMDLGIPPGTAKAIWMPLPMILMLIGATVGVLVCVWLERKISAAAQQRIGPEYIGPLGLLAPVADGLKLVFKEDIVPAQADPWLFTLGPILVVLPVFLSYLIVPFGQNIVITNIGTGIFLWIALSSIQPIGLLMAGYSSNNKYSLLGGLRAAAQSISYEIPLALSVLAIVMMSNSLSTVDIVNQQSGYGILGWNIWRQPLGFLIFWIAALAECERLPFDLPEAEEELVAGYQTEYSGMKFALFYLSSYVNLVLSALLVAVLYLGGWDFPIPINVLANLVGVSEANPVLQVVSAALGITMTLVKAYFLVFIAILLRWTVPRVRIDQLLDLGWKFLLPVGLVNLLLTAALKLAFPVAFGG; this comes from the coding sequence ATGAATTCAGGAATTGACCTCCAAGGAACGTTTATTAAATCCCTAATGGATTTAGGAATCCCACCAGGAACAGCTAAAGCGATTTGGATGCCTCTGCCCATGATCCTGATGCTGATTGGGGCGACGGTGGGCGTACTGGTTTGTGTTTGGCTAGAACGGAAGATTTCGGCAGCCGCACAACAACGGATTGGCCCTGAATACATTGGGCCTTTGGGCTTGCTGGCTCCAGTAGCCGATGGTCTCAAGCTGGTATTTAAAGAAGATATTGTACCGGCTCAAGCTGACCCTTGGCTATTTACCCTCGGCCCGATTCTTGTAGTCTTGCCAGTATTTCTGTCTTATTTGATTGTTCCTTTTGGACAGAATATTGTCATTACTAACATAGGTACAGGGATATTCTTGTGGATTGCTTTATCTAGCATCCAACCCATTGGCTTGTTAATGGCTGGCTACTCTTCCAATAACAAGTATTCTCTACTAGGGGGTTTGCGAGCAGCAGCGCAATCAATTAGTTATGAAATTCCCTTGGCGCTGAGTGTGTTGGCGATCGTCATGATGTCTAACAGCCTCAGTACTGTAGACATTGTTAACCAACAATCTGGCTACGGTATTTTGGGCTGGAATATTTGGCGACAACCCCTTGGCTTTCTCATCTTTTGGATAGCGGCTTTGGCAGAATGTGAACGTTTGCCCTTCGACTTACCAGAAGCAGAAGAAGAATTAGTAGCAGGCTATCAAACTGAATACTCAGGGATGAAATTTGCGCTGTTCTACCTCAGTTCCTACGTTAACTTAGTCCTGTCGGCTCTTTTGGTAGCAGTATTGTACTTGGGTGGTTGGGATTTTCCCATTCCCATCAATGTTTTGGCTAATTTGGTGGGAGTCAGCGAAGCAAATCCTGTATTACAGGTGGTCAGCGCTGCCTTAGGTATCACCATGACCTTAGTCAAGGCTTACTTTTTAGTATTTATCGCCATCCTCTTGCGTTGGACAGTACCACGGGTAAGGATTGACCAGTTGTTAGATTTAGGATGGAAGTTTTTGTTACCAGTTGGCTTAGTGAACCTACTTTTAACCGCAGCCCTGAAACTGGCTTTTCCCGTCGCCTTCGGCGGGTAA
- the lptC gene encoding LPS export ABC transporter periplasmic protein LptC: MIFKKVNWYHLPLTIFLIIALVACGVKSPNNTQSNNSDTTNRESNLTFFDVILEQADEVGRPVWRVKAKQAQYTKEKQIGEAESPYGELYQDGKVVYQVKAEKADIEQDGKQLFLKGKIVATDPKNGIVLYGNELEWRPQEDLLIVRNKINGTHKQVQAVAQEARVKTREQRMEFSGQVVANSADPQMQMRTEHLIWQIQEQKLIGDRPIQIDRYKNNQISDRGRGNSAEVNLKTKIATINKNAQIDLLEPPAQITSNSMNWNMNTETVTTKSPIRIFQRVENLTVTANQGEMRIPQKTAYLTGNVNAVGKRRQTLNSQKLTWYLDRKLVEAQDNVVYRQVDPALTFKGETAVGNLDTENIVVKGGNSGDRVVTEIIPQEPSTRN, from the coding sequence ATGATATTCAAGAAAGTAAATTGGTATCACCTACCTTTGACTATTTTTTTAATTATTGCTTTAGTTGCTTGTGGGGTTAAATCTCCCAATAATACCCAATCAAATAATTCTGATACGACTAACCGAGAGAGTAATTTGACCTTCTTTGATGTCATCTTAGAACAAGCAGATGAAGTTGGTAGACCAGTTTGGAGAGTTAAGGCGAAACAGGCACAATATACCAAAGAAAAACAAATAGGTGAAGCCGAAAGCCCCTATGGGGAACTTTATCAAGATGGAAAAGTAGTTTATCAAGTCAAAGCCGAGAAAGCTGACATCGAACAAGATGGTAAGCAATTATTTCTCAAAGGCAAAATAGTGGCTACAGATCCCAAAAATGGTATTGTTTTATACGGTAATGAATTGGAATGGCGACCTCAAGAAGACTTATTGATTGTTCGTAATAAAATTAATGGTACTCACAAACAAGTACAAGCAGTAGCCCAGGAAGCCAGAGTAAAAACCCGCGAACAACGAATGGAGTTTTCTGGTCAAGTAGTGGCTAACTCTGCTGATCCCCAAATGCAGATGCGTACTGAACATTTGATTTGGCAAATTCAAGAACAAAAACTAATAGGCGATCGCCCAATTCAAATTGATCGCTACAAAAACAACCAAATTAGCGATCGCGGTCGGGGTAACTCGGCTGAAGTAAACTTAAAAACCAAGATTGCCACAATTAATAAAAATGCCCAAATAGATTTACTAGAACCACCAGCCCAAATAACTAGTAATTCCATGAATTGGAATATGAACACGGAAACAGTCACGACCAAATCCCCTATCCGTATATTCCAACGTGTGGAGAACTTAACGGTGACAGCCAATCAGGGAGAAATGAGAATACCGCAAAAAACAGCTTATTTAACAGGAAATGTTAACGCTGTGGGGAAACGTCGTCAGACTCTCAACTCTCAAAAACTAACATGGTATCTTGACAGAAAACTTGTGGAAGCCCAAGACAATGTAGTTTATCGACAAGTTGATCCAGCCCTAACATTTAAAGGTGAAACAGCCGTCGGTAATCTGGATACGGAAAATATAGTGGTTAAAGGTGGAAATTCTGGCGATCGTGTAGTTACAGAGATTATTCCACAAGAACCAAGCACGAGGAATTAG
- a CDS encoding GNAT family N-acetyltransferase, with translation MEISYHHIKYPLRPPTIIQDFPILETDRYILKLAETEEELASIFCLRFEVFNVELGLGLADSNLTKMDQDEFDTVCHHLMLISKLTGKTIGTYRMQTYKMASQGLGFDAADIFELKTIPESVLKVSVEVGRACIAKEYRSFQSLLLLWKGLADYLILNCSKYFFGCASLLTQCSWEAACAYHYFEKHNLIHKDILVFPHAQFYVDIPHKSSDVCRVDIPNILQAYLNVGARICSLPAIDREFKTIDFLTIANIKEFTRWNYPNILDK, from the coding sequence ATGGAAATTTCATATCACCACATCAAGTACCCACTTCGTCCTCCCACTATTATCCAAGATTTTCCTATCCTAGAAACTGATAGATATATTCTTAAACTTGCTGAAACCGAAGAAGAATTAGCATCAATTTTTTGCTTAAGGTTTGAAGTTTTTAATGTGGAGTTAGGTTTAGGTTTGGCTGATTCTAATTTGACTAAAATGGATCAAGACGAATTTGATACAGTTTGCCATCATTTAATGCTAATTTCCAAACTTACGGGAAAAACTATAGGTACTTATAGAATGCAAACCTATAAAATGGCTTCTCAAGGATTAGGATTTGATGCTGCTGATATATTTGAACTGAAAACTATACCTGAATCTGTATTAAAGGTTTCTGTAGAGGTGGGACGCGCTTGTATTGCTAAAGAATACCGCAGTTTTCAATCTCTTTTATTATTATGGAAAGGGTTAGCAGACTATCTTATTTTGAATTGCAGTAAGTATTTTTTTGGATGTGCTTCATTACTAACACAATGTTCTTGGGAAGCTGCTTGTGCTTATCACTATTTTGAAAAACATAATTTGATACATAAGGATATTTTGGTATTTCCTCATGCACAATTTTATGTAGATATTCCACACAAATCCTCTGATGTTTGTCGTGTAGATATTCCCAATATTTTGCAAGCGTATCTAAATGTTGGAGCAAGGATTTGTAGTTTACCAGCAATAGACCGTGAATTTAAAACTATTGATTTTTTGACTATAGCTAACATTAAAGAATTTACCAGATGGAATTATCCAAATATATTAGATAAATAG
- the ndhI gene encoding NAD(P)H-quinone oxidoreductase subunit I — protein sequence MLKFLKQVGDYAKEAVQAGRYIGQGLSVTFDHMRRRPVTVQYPYEKLIPGERFRGRIHYEFDKCIACEVCVRVCPINLPVVDWEFDKATKKKKLNHYSIDFGVCIFCGNCVEYCPTNCLSMTEEYELATYDRHELNYDSVALGRLPYKVTDDPMVTPLRELVYLPKGVLDPHDLPANAPRAGARPEDLVEKTEA from the coding sequence ATGCTAAAGTTCCTCAAGCAAGTTGGTGATTACGCCAAAGAAGCAGTACAAGCCGGTCGTTACATTGGTCAAGGGCTATCTGTGACTTTCGACCATATGCGCCGCCGTCCTGTTACTGTACAGTACCCCTACGAAAAACTCATTCCTGGTGAACGCTTTCGTGGTCGGATTCACTACGAATTTGACAAGTGCATCGCTTGTGAAGTTTGTGTAAGGGTTTGTCCTATCAATTTACCTGTAGTTGATTGGGAATTCGACAAAGCTACTAAGAAGAAAAAACTTAACCACTATAGTATCGATTTTGGTGTCTGTATTTTCTGCGGTAACTGTGTTGAGTACTGCCCAACAAACTGTCTATCAATGACAGAAGAGTACGAGCTGGCGACTTACGATCGCCATGAACTCAACTATGATAGTGTGGCTTTAGGTCGTCTCCCCTACAAAGTTACCGACGACCCGATGGTGACACCACTCCGGGAACTCGTTTACCTACCTAAAGGTGTACTTGACCCCCACGACCTACCCGCCAATGCGCCCCGCGCTGGCGCACGTCCAGAAGACTTGGTAGAAAAAACAGAAGCATGA
- the nuoK gene encoding NADH-quinone oxidoreductase subunit NuoK — translation MQLQYFLLLAAALFCIGIYGLITSRNAVRVLMSIELLLNAVNLNLMAFSNYLDSTLIKGQVFTVFVITVAAAEAAVGLAIVLAIYRNRDTVDMEQFNLLKW, via the coding sequence ATGCAACTTCAGTACTTTTTATTACTCGCAGCAGCTTTATTTTGTATTGGCATCTACGGTTTGATTACCAGCCGTAACGCTGTACGCGTGTTGATGTCAATTGAATTACTGCTGAATGCTGTTAATCTGAATTTAATGGCATTTTCCAACTATCTTGACTCAACATTAATTAAAGGTCAGGTTTTCACAGTGTTTGTGATTACCGTGGCAGCTGCTGAAGCGGCGGTTGGTTTAGCGATCGTGCTGGCCATTTATCGCAACCGCGATACCGTCGATATGGAGCAGTTTAATCTCCTGAAATGGTAA
- a CDS encoding NAD(+) kinase, whose protein sequence is MQLKQVIIAYKARDSQSKRWAELCAKQLENRNCQVLMGPSGPKDNPYPVFLASASQPIDLAIVLGGDGTVLTSARHLAPAGIPILGVNVGGHLGFLTESVDEFQDTEKVWDRLFEDRYAIQRRMMLQAAVYEGHRTNLEPVTERYLGLNEFCVKPASADRMITSILEMEIDGEVVDQYVGDGLIISTPTGSTGYTVSASGPIMHDGMEAITITPICPMSLSSRPLILPAGSVVSIWPLGDYDLSTKLWMDGVLATSIWPAHRVDIRMADCRAKFIVLRENNSYYQTLREKLLWAGTRVRYTSTQHN, encoded by the coding sequence GTGCAACTCAAGCAGGTAATCATTGCTTATAAGGCGCGAGATTCCCAAAGCAAACGTTGGGCAGAACTCTGCGCCAAGCAGCTAGAAAATCGCAATTGTCAGGTCTTAATGGGACCTAGCGGGCCAAAAGATAACCCTTATCCGGTATTTTTGGCTTCAGCTAGTCAACCAATTGATCTGGCAATTGTCTTAGGTGGTGACGGCACTGTCTTAACTAGTGCCAGACATTTAGCCCCAGCTGGTATCCCCATTCTTGGTGTCAATGTGGGGGGTCATCTGGGCTTTTTAACTGAGTCAGTTGATGAATTTCAAGACACAGAGAAAGTTTGGGATCGTCTATTTGAAGACCGCTACGCTATTCAACGGCGGATGATGTTGCAAGCGGCGGTTTATGAAGGACACCGAACGAATTTGGAACCAGTTACGGAACGATATCTTGGGTTAAATGAATTTTGCGTCAAACCAGCCTCAGCTGATCGCATGATTACCTCTATTCTAGAAATGGAAATTGATGGTGAGGTAGTAGATCAATATGTAGGCGATGGATTGATTATTTCCACACCCACAGGTTCAACTGGTTACACCGTTTCTGCAAGTGGCCCCATTATGCACGATGGTATGGAGGCAATTACCATCACGCCTATTTGCCCTATGAGTCTTTCTAGTCGCCCTCTCATACTTCCCGCAGGTTCTGTTGTCAGTATCTGGCCTTTGGGAGACTATGATTTAAGTACCAAATTGTGGATGGATGGGGTTTTAGCTACTTCAATTTGGCCTGCACATCGCGTTGATATCCGTATGGCTGATTGTCGGGCAAAATTTATTGTGTTACGGGAAAATAATTCCTACTATCAAACGTTGCGAGAGAAATTACTGTGGGCTGGTACTAGGGTTCGCTACACTAGTACTCAACACAATTGA
- a CDS encoding lysophospholipid acyltransferase family protein yields MSANNPLDISRIFLNTLSTKMFRYYEDRIPQDASLLIVSNHRSFMDALTLMAALSNPIRFACHHYMGQVPILREIVTGQLGCFPLEENQHRQQSFFVQSQKLLQTKQMVGVFPEGADPMVKYTPANEVGEFRRGFAHLALRSQVKNLAVLPVAIASLEESNTAAFPLKLLSLFDPSEPLFNQYGWHPLVIYHRVAVLVGRPYWITAQHHHQYHGKQAKNVVAELTTHCHDEIATLLAQGCY; encoded by the coding sequence ATGAGTGCAAATAACCCCCTAGATATTTCTCGGATATTCTTAAACACACTCTCTACTAAAATGTTTCGCTATTACGAGGATCGCATTCCCCAAGATGCTAGTTTGTTAATAGTGAGCAATCACCGCAGTTTTATGGATGCACTAACGTTAATGGCGGCTTTATCGAATCCGATTCGTTTTGCTTGTCATCACTATATGGGACAAGTGCCAATATTGCGGGAGATTGTCACAGGACAATTGGGTTGCTTTCCTTTAGAAGAAAATCAACATCGTCAGCAAAGCTTTTTTGTGCAGTCACAAAAGCTACTACAAACAAAACAAATGGTGGGAGTATTTCCTGAAGGTGCTGATCCGATGGTGAAATATACTCCAGCCAATGAAGTAGGGGAATTTCGCAGGGGCTTTGCTCATCTAGCGTTACGTTCTCAAGTCAAGAACTTAGCAGTGTTACCAGTAGCGATCGCTTCCTTAGAAGAGAGTAACACTGCGGCTTTTCCCCTAAAATTATTGAGTTTGTTCGATCCTTCCGAACCATTATTCAATCAATATGGCTGGCATCCCCTGGTAATCTATCATCGGGTGGCTGTCTTAGTCGGTCGTCCTTATTGGATTACAGCCCAACATCACCACCAATATCACGGCAAACAGGCGAAAAATGTTGTGGCTGAACTAACTACACACTGCCATGATGAAATCGCTACTTTACTTGCTCAAGGTTGTTATTAA
- a CDS encoding NYN domain-containing protein, whose product MLNNLENDSIFTPEQVLENRGRVAIFIDGSNLFYAALQLGIEIDYTKLLCRLTGGSRLLRAFFYTGVDRTNEKQQGFLLWMRRNGYRVIAKDLVQLPDGSKKANLDVEIAVDMMALVDSYDTAVLVSGDGDLAYAVNSVSYRGVRVEVVSLRSMTSDSLINVSDRYIDLEAIKEDIQKTPRQSYPYRPLSSMGFLDDPRDSDGHLEMQD is encoded by the coding sequence ATGTTGAATAACTTGGAAAATGATTCAATATTTACACCAGAACAGGTTTTAGAAAATCGAGGGCGGGTTGCCATTTTCATTGATGGGTCAAATCTATTCTACGCTGCTTTGCAATTAGGAATTGAAATAGATTACACGAAATTGCTATGTCGTTTGACTGGTGGTTCTCGACTGTTGCGGGCTTTTTTCTACACCGGTGTAGACAGAACTAATGAAAAGCAGCAAGGGTTTTTGTTGTGGATGCGCCGTAATGGTTACCGTGTGATTGCTAAAGATTTGGTACAGTTGCCAGACGGTTCCAAAAAAGCCAACCTAGACGTAGAAATAGCTGTAGATATGATGGCTTTAGTTGATTCTTACGATACGGCTGTACTAGTCAGTGGTGACGGGGATCTGGCTTATGCAGTCAATTCTGTTAGTTATCGTGGCGTGCGGGTAGAAGTTGTGAGCTTACGCTCTATGACTAGTGATAGCTTAATTAATGTGAGCGATCGCTATATTGATTTAGAGGCTATCAAAGAAGATATCCAGAAAACTCCTCGCCAAAGCTATCCTTATCGACCTTTATCTAGCATGGGTTTTTTAGATGATCCCAGAGATAGCGACGGACACCTAGAAATGCAGGATTAA
- a CDS encoding glycosyltransferase family 39 protein: MRHIKLVPSWLRFLMILLLVMCILFRFVYVERKVYSLDESYTSLRISGYTLAEVKQQLFNNQVISQESFTEFQSPNLNKNISDTVMSLIIESPEKSPLYFIIARFWVERFGNSVTVIRYLSALISLLVFPCLYWFCRELFNVTLSLPSLAIALMANSPMHLVYAQEGREYILWLVTIILASTALLRAIRLQSNQKSDPFTTWGIYVITLTLSLYTCLWTIFVAIAHGIYVVLVAKLRLNETVRYYLIATIFAVFAFFPWLLVVFAKFFQFVLSSDGTNNSDPNIIPLIPFLLVQMSRSFFDLNISLDNPINYLISAIFLILAAYAIYFLCRTTNYQVWLFIITLIVVPALPLILPNLASGRISPGCEPYLLPSYLGIQIIFAYLLATQMYNGKVSHRRIWQIVIGLLIICSLISSRVYYQADTWWSKGVSSGNPQIARFINQKYRPLLITNFSEINYGNVVSLSYLLEPKVRFQLVPDQTVPIIPNDFTDIFLLNPTNAWRLQIARKYQLKPNLVYGDDYYLVWKLVQPTSNGEF, encoded by the coding sequence ATGCGGCATATAAAACTCGTGCCGAGTTGGTTGCGGTTTTTAATGATTTTACTTTTAGTAATGTGTATACTATTCCGATTTGTATATGTTGAGAGGAAGGTATATTCTTTAGATGAAAGCTATACTTCTCTAAGGATCTCTGGCTATACTTTAGCTGAAGTAAAACAGCAATTATTTAACAATCAGGTAATCTCTCAGGAAAGCTTTACAGAATTTCAAAGCCCCAATTTGAATAAAAATATTAGTGACACAGTGATGTCTCTCATAATTGAAAGTCCAGAGAAATCACCGTTATATTTTATAATAGCTAGATTTTGGGTGGAAAGATTTGGCAACTCTGTAACTGTAATTAGATATTTATCAGCACTAATTAGTTTATTAGTTTTCCCGTGCCTTTATTGGTTTTGTCGAGAGTTATTTAATGTAACTTTATCGCTGCCTAGTTTAGCGATCGCTCTCATGGCTAACTCACCCATGCACCTAGTATACGCCCAAGAAGGCAGGGAGTATATCCTTTGGTTAGTGACTATCATACTTGCTAGCACTGCATTACTAAGAGCGATACGTCTGCAATCAAACCAGAAATCAGATCCCTTCACAACCTGGGGAATCTATGTGATTACACTGACACTGAGTTTGTATACTTGCTTGTGGACTATCTTTGTGGCGATCGCTCATGGTATTTATGTAGTGTTAGTTGCTAAACTACGCTTGAACGAAACTGTTAGATATTATCTGATAGCCACGATTTTCGCTGTTTTCGCATTTTTCCCTTGGTTATTGGTCGTTTTTGCTAAGTTCTTTCAATTTGTCCTCTCATCAGATGGTACAAATAATTCAGACCCAAATATCATACCCCTAATTCCTTTCTTACTCGTACAGATGAGTAGGAGTTTTTTTGATTTAAATATTAGTTTAGATAATCCAATTAATTATTTAATATCCGCTATTTTTTTAATTTTAGCCGCATATGCTATTTATTTTTTATGTCGCACAACTAACTACCAAGTTTGGCTATTTATCATTACTTTGATTGTAGTACCTGCTTTGCCATTAATCTTACCAAATTTGGCTTCTGGTCGCATTAGTCCGGGTTGCGAACCCTATTTACTACCGTCTTATTTAGGCATACAAATTATTTTTGCTTACTTACTCGCTACACAGATGTATAACGGTAAGGTGTCACATCGAAGAATCTGGCAAATAGTTATTGGACTATTAATTATTTGTAGCTTAATTTCTTCCAGAGTGTATTACCAAGCAGACACTTGGTGGAGTAAGGGCGTAAGTTCCGGTAATCCTCAAATTGCTAGATTTATTAATCAAAAATATCGTCCATTATTAATTACTAATTTTTCTGAGATTAATTATGGCAATGTTGTTTCTTTAAGTTATCTTTTAGAACCAAAGGTGAGATTTCAATTAGTACCGGATCAAACTGTGCCTATCATACCTAATGATTTTACTGATATTTTCCTACTCAACCCCACAAATGCTTGGCGGTTGCAAATAGCTAGAAAGTATCAGTTAAAGCCAAATCTTGTCTATGGAGATGACTATTACTTAGTTTGGAAATTAGTTCAACCTACCTCGAACGGGGAGTTTTAA